The following is a genomic window from Amycolatopsis sp. BJA-103.
CCTCGGGGGGAACGAACGTGGTGAGCCCCTGCGCGGCTTCCCGTTCCGTTGGTCCCTTCATCAGCAACGTGATCGCGCCCTCGGGGGAGAGGAACCCTTCGGCGGGCCGTGTCACCGGGATGACCCGGCCGTCGGAGACGAAGTACAGCGTCACCCCGCCCATGACGGAGGTCCCCTCGGTGGCGCGGATCGACGGCCCCGGTCCGGCCGGGACGACACCGGTGGGCTGGACGCCGCAGGCCGCCACCAGCGCCGTCGCGGAGAGGACGGCCATCAGGGTCTTCCTCATCAGGCAGTCCCTTCGGCTCGGTTCGGCAGGCGCAGGACGAACCGGGCGCCGGTCCCGCTGTTGGCCGCCGTGATGTCACCGCCGTGCAGCCGGGCGTTCTCCAGTGCGATCGCCAGGCCCAGCCCGCTGCCTTCGGACCGGGCGCGGGAGCTGTCCGCCTTGGTGAACCGGTCGAACACATGCGGCAGGATCTCGGGGTCGATGCCCGGACCGTGGTCGTCGACCTCCACGGTGACGCCGTGGTCGTCGGCGCGCAGGTGGATCTCGACCGGGGCGGAGCCGTGCCGGAACGCGTTGCCGACGAGGTTGGCGACGATCAGGTCGAGCCGCCGCCGGTCGACCCGTGCGGTGACGCCCTCTGGCAGGTCGGTGACCAGGTCTTCGCCGTCCCGCCAGCCCCGGGCGTCGAGGCTGTCGCGGATCGCCGTCGCGAGATCCCATTCGTCGAGCACGAGTTCGGCGCGGCCCGCGTCGAACCGGGAGATCTCGACCAGGTCCTGGACGAGCCGGGTCAGCCTGCGAGTTTCGCCCGAGACCAGCCGTGCCGCGACGGCCGTGTCCGGCGGCAGCGTTTCGGCGTCCTCGTCCAGCACGTCGGTGACCGCGTTCATCGCCGCGAGCGGGGTGCGGAGTTCGTGCGAGACGTCGGCCACGAACCGGCGCGCGTCGGCTTCCATGGCCCGCAGCTCGCCGACCGTGCGTTCCAGCTCGGCGGCCGTGTTGTTGAAGGTCGTGACCAGTTCGGCCAGTTCGTCGGACCCCTTGGCGGGCAGCCGGACGTCGAGCCTGCCCTCGCCGAGCTGGGCGGCGGCGGTGTTGAGCGCCCGGACCGGCCGTAGCACCTGCCTCGCCGCGAGCAGGGCCAGCGCGGCGGCCAGCGGCAACGCGAGCGCGGCCATCTGCCAGGCTTTTTTCGCGAGTTCCTCGATGGCTTGCTGCTGCTGGACGAGCGAGGTGAGCGAGTACACCTCGACGCCGCTGGCTCCCATCGCCCCGTTCGGTTGCCGCGCCAGCACGGGCATGCCGACCAGGAGCTGGGGATTGGCGTTGCGGTCCAGCCGCTGGAACTGGATCCGGGTGTCGGCGGCGACGGTCCGCCGCAGTTCGGGCGAGAAGATGGTCAGGTCCGGGCCGTTGACCGACCGCGTGTCGCGGTAGACCGCGACGGCGGTCAACCGCAGGCTGCCCGCGAAGTCGTTGAGCTGTTCCTGGGTCGGTGGAGTGGACAGCGGGCGGCCGTAGGCGCTGACCCGGTCCTTCAGCTGGTTCATCGCCGCGTCCTGGACCGCTTCGAGGATCGCGTTGCGGGCCGAAACGTAACTGGCGCCCGCCGCGGCCGCCGCCCCGATGATCGTCATCGCCGCGAAGGCCAGGATGAGCCGGGGCCGGAGCCCGGAGAGCAGCCTCATGAACGGCCGAACCGGTACCCGAAGCCCCGGACGGTCTGGACGTGGTCGGGTTTCGCGGGCACGTCTTCGATCTTCGCACGCAACCGCTGGACACAGGCGTCGACCAGCCTGGAGTCGCCGAGGTAGTCGTGATCCCAGACGGCGGAGAGGATCTGCTGGCGGCTGTAGACCTGCCCCGGCGTGCGCGACAGTTCCAGCAGCAGTTTCAACTCGGTCGGGGTGAGCGAGACCGGCTCGCCGTTCTTCGTGACCACCAGCCCGGCCCTGTCGATGACCAGGCGGCCGTGCCGTTCTTCGGCAGGGTCCTCCTCGCTCGAGGGCTTCTCGCTCACCGCGCGCCGCAGCACCGCCCGGATCCGGGCGTCGAGCACCCGGGGTTCGATCGGCTTGGTCACGTAGTCGTCGGCGCCCGCCTCCAGCCCGGCGACGATGTCGAAGTCGTCGCTGCGGGCGGTGAGCATGATGATCGGCACCTCGCCGGCCGAGCGGATCCGGCGGCAGGTCTCGAAGCCGTCGATCCCGGGCAGCATCAGGTCCAGCACGACGATGTCGGGCTGGTAGACCCGCAGTTTCTCCAGCCCGAGCTCACCGCTCTCGGCGGTGTGGACGGTGTGCGCCTGACGGCGCAGCGCGAGTTCCAGACCCTCCCGGACGGACGCGTCGTCTTCGATCAAAAGGACACTTGCCACGCCGCCATTATTCGGATATCGCCGCGCGTGTGCGACTCGGCTCGATCTTGTAGCAGAACCATGACATTGTGCGGACCTCACGGCGAAACGGCGTGGGGAGAGTGGGACACATGGCCGTACTCACCCACGAAGCGAAGCCGACCCCCGCCCACCGCCCGCTGCCGGGACGGCACGCGGAGACCAGGCGCACCCTGTCCAGGGCCGTGTTCCAGCTCGCCACCGGACTGGGACTGGCCACCGCGTTCATCGTGACCTACGTGCTGTTCGTGCACACGTCGGCAGGCCAGCTCGCCGAGAACGGCGTCGTCCGCAGCGCGCAGTCCGGCCAGTGGTCCACAATGGACTGGGCGGGGCCGCTGCGGGAGCAGGACATGGTGCTCGTGATCGGAGCCGCCGCCATCCTGTTGATCGGCCTGGCGCTCATCCGGCGCAAACCGGGTCTTCTCGTCCCCGCGCTGAGTGTCCTCGTGTTCCCGCTCATCGCCGCGCAGCTGCTCAAGCTGTACGTCCTCGAACGCCCCGAACTGCCTGACGGTGGTTACGGACCCGGGCACAACAGTTTCCCGAGCGGACACGTCAGCGCCGCCATGGCGATCCTGATGGCCTTCGCTTTCGTTCTGCCCCAACGATTCCGCCCGGCGATCATCGGGATCGGCGGCGTCGCCGTGGCCTGGGTCGCGTCGTCGACCATCGCGCTGGGCTGGCACCGGCTGAGCGACACGGCGGGCGCCTGCCTGCTGGGAGCGTCGTTCGCCTGCCTCCTCGCCGCCTGGCTGACCACCCGGCGCCGGGACCTGCGCCGCACGCCCGCCGCCCTGGTGGCGCTGGCCGCGATACTGCCGACCGGGATCGTGCTGATCGGGTTCGCGGTGCTGCACACGGCGACCGAGGGCGCCGCCCAGTTCGTCGCCGCGCTGGTGCTGGCCGCGTTGGCCGCGGTGGGGGTCGTGCTGGTCGCGCTGTGGCCGTTGCGCGGATCCGCGTTCGAACGGCGAGCCGGTGTGGAGACCCGCGTGGTCGACGACCTGCTCGAGACTCGCCTCGTGACCCGCCGCTGACGCGGGTTTCCCGAGGTGCCCCCGAATGTCACGTATGGGACGTTTCCCGTCTCATACGTGACATCGGTGCTTCAGGGGTTCCCGTGCGGCGGGCTGAAGGGGCCTTTCGCCGCGTTGGATGCCGCGAAGGGAGCTTTCGCCGCGTTGGATGCGGCGAAAGGCCCCTTCAGCTCAG
Proteins encoded in this region:
- a CDS encoding sensor histidine kinase, with product MRLLSGLRPRLILAFAAMTIIGAAAAAGASYVSARNAILEAVQDAAMNQLKDRVSAYGRPLSTPPTQEQLNDFAGSLRLTAVAVYRDTRSVNGPDLTIFSPELRRTVAADTRIQFQRLDRNANPQLLVGMPVLARQPNGAMGASGVEVYSLTSLVQQQQAIEELAKKAWQMAALALPLAAALALLAARQVLRPVRALNTAAAQLGEGRLDVRLPAKGSDELAELVTTFNNTAAELERTVGELRAMEADARRFVADVSHELRTPLAAMNAVTDVLDEDAETLPPDTAVAARLVSGETRRLTRLVQDLVEISRFDAGRAELVLDEWDLATAIRDSLDARGWRDGEDLVTDLPEGVTARVDRRRLDLIVANLVGNAFRHGSAPVEIHLRADDHGVTVEVDDHGPGIDPEILPHVFDRFTKADSSRARSEGSGLGLAIALENARLHGGDITAANSGTGARFVLRLPNRAEGTA
- a CDS encoding GerMN domain-containing protein yields the protein MRKTLMAVLSATALVAACGVQPTGVVPAGPGPSIRATEGTSVMGGVTLYFVSDGRVIPVTRPAEGFLSPEGAITLLMKGPTEREAAQGLTTFVPPEVGRVEVYSGEPGTMVLPYTTRKLSSQALNQLVCTATAASASTGRAPAAPGMNVTSPAGEMYYQACKAG
- a CDS encoding response regulator transcription factor: MASVLLIEDDASVREGLELALRRQAHTVHTAESGELGLEKLRVYQPDIVVLDLMLPGIDGFETCRRIRSAGEVPIIMLTARSDDFDIVAGLEAGADDYVTKPIEPRVLDARIRAVLRRAVSEKPSSEEDPAEERHGRLVIDRAGLVVTKNGEPVSLTPTELKLLLELSRTPGQVYSRQQILSAVWDHDYLGDSRLVDACVQRLRAKIEDVPAKPDHVQTVRGFGYRFGRS
- a CDS encoding phosphatase PAP2 family protein codes for the protein MAVLTHEAKPTPAHRPLPGRHAETRRTLSRAVFQLATGLGLATAFIVTYVLFVHTSAGQLAENGVVRSAQSGQWSTMDWAGPLREQDMVLVIGAAAILLIGLALIRRKPGLLVPALSVLVFPLIAAQLLKLYVLERPELPDGGYGPGHNSFPSGHVSAAMAILMAFAFVLPQRFRPAIIGIGGVAVAWVASSTIALGWHRLSDTAGACLLGASFACLLAAWLTTRRRDLRRTPAALVALAAILPTGIVLIGFAVLHTATEGAAQFVAALVLAALAAVGVVLVALWPLRGSAFERRAGVETRVVDDLLETRLVTRR